One Candidatus Neomarinimicrobiota bacterium DNA segment encodes these proteins:
- a CDS encoding radical SAM protein, producing the protein MIKTRASKNILLINSWIYDFAAYDLWIKPLGLLYVGASLRRNGYNIQLIDCLDRNHPDMRKIESSGDRKPDGRGNFHREIVDKPEILEWVPRYFARYGYTEEVFQRELDRVEPPDAVLITSVMTYWYKGVEAVIARVKSKFPDVPILLGGVYATLCYSHAQTMSEVNHVVSGYGEESAVKWLDDYFGIEAEYDPGDAEGDPKLPWDLYPDPTAIVTLTARGCPYRCTFCATHELNDKFFQRRPETVIDEILYHTEQHNTKEVVFYDDALFVKKRKHIEVILDYIIEHANHLRFHTPNGLFAKMIDQQLADKLVEANFKTVRLSFETSNEGRRKDMNNKVTNDTFLRAMDYLDAAGFPREHVEVYTLMGLPGQSGEEVYNSIDFVHEAGAHVSLASFTPIPGTVDFQRAVENHDLDPETDPLLLNNTIYPLRGNGLSYDDYDAIRQYARRKNQELTATR; encoded by the coding sequence ATGATAAAAACCCGCGCCTCCAAGAACATACTGCTCATCAACTCGTGGATATACGACTTCGCGGCATACGATCTCTGGATTAAGCCGCTGGGATTACTCTACGTCGGAGCCTCACTGAGGCGGAACGGCTACAACATCCAGCTCATCGACTGTCTGGATCGGAATCATCCGGACATGCGTAAAATCGAGAGCTCCGGAGACCGGAAGCCGGACGGACGCGGCAACTTCCACCGGGAGATTGTGGACAAGCCGGAAATCCTGGAGTGGGTGCCGCGCTACTTTGCCCGGTACGGCTATACCGAGGAGGTGTTTCAGCGCGAACTCGACCGCGTCGAACCACCGGACGCCGTTTTAATCACCTCGGTGATGACATATTGGTACAAAGGCGTGGAAGCGGTGATCGCGCGAGTAAAATCAAAATTTCCGGATGTCCCGATTCTATTGGGCGGCGTCTACGCCACGCTCTGTTATTCCCACGCCCAAACAATGAGCGAAGTCAATCACGTGGTCTCCGGATATGGTGAAGAATCTGCCGTCAAATGGCTGGACGACTATTTTGGTATAGAGGCAGAATACGATCCCGGCGATGCTGAGGGCGATCCTAAACTTCCCTGGGATCTGTATCCTGATCCCACCGCAATTGTTACGCTGACAGCCAGAGGATGCCCGTATCGCTGCACCTTCTGTGCGACGCACGAACTGAACGACAAATTCTTCCAGCGCCGGCCGGAGACCGTCATCGACGAAATTCTGTATCACACGGAGCAGCACAATACCAAAGAGGTGGTCTTCTACGACGACGCCCTGTTCGTGAAAAAACGGAAGCACATCGAGGTCATCCTGGACTATATTATCGAGCACGCAAATCATCTGCGCTTCCATACGCCGAACGGATTGTTCGCCAAAATGATCGACCAACAGCTGGCAGACAAACTAGTAGAGGCAAATTTCAAAACCGTCCGGCTGAGTTTCGAGACTTCCAACGAAGGACGCCGCAAGGATATGAACAATAAAGTCACAAACGACACCTTCCTCCGCGCCATGGATTACCTGGACGCCGCCGGATTTCCCAGGGAACATGTGGAGGTGTATACCCTTATGGGCCTGCCCGGGCAGTCAGGCGAAGAGGTCTACAATTCCATCGACTTTGTACACGAAGCCGGTGCGCACGTGAGCCTGGCGAGTTTCACGCCGATCCCCGGCACGGTGGATTTCCAGCGTGCTGTAGAAAACCACGATCTTGATCCGGAGACCGATCCGTTGCTGCTGAACAACACCATTTACCCGCTCCGGGGCAACGGGTTGTCATACGACGATTACGATGCTATCCGACAGTACGCCAGACGGAAAAACCAGGAACTGACAGCGACCCGATGA
- a CDS encoding DUF502 domain-containing protein yields the protein MNRVWASIRNKLLTGLLVLGPLGLTALVLRWIFNFFDGFLGPYLRHYVEWYVPGMGIILTVAAVYLIGLLASNFIGKKSLQVLERVLARIPLVKNVYSTAKSIFQAFSLQGKSSFKKVVLIQYPRKGLWTLAFVTGTTTGDDGEEYHSMFVPSTPNPTTGYVIFIKKSEAIDTRFTVEQGLKLLISGGMILPEEMSLGDLPEETE from the coding sequence ATGAACAGAGTCTGGGCGAGTATCCGCAATAAATTGCTGACTGGGTTATTGGTCCTGGGGCCGCTGGGGCTCACCGCTCTGGTGCTGCGATGGATCTTTAACTTCTTCGATGGCTTTCTGGGCCCGTATCTCAGGCACTATGTGGAGTGGTATGTTCCGGGCATGGGCATTATTTTAACCGTCGCCGCCGTCTATCTCATCGGGTTATTGGCGTCCAATTTTATTGGCAAGAAATCGCTCCAGGTACTGGAACGGGTTTTGGCCCGGATTCCGCTGGTGAAAAATGTGTATTCCACGGCGAAGAGCATCTTCCAGGCCTTTTCTTTGCAGGGGAAGTCCAGCTTTAAAAAAGTCGTCTTAATCCAATACCCTCGGAAGGGCCTCTGGACGCTGGCGTTCGTGACCGGTACTACGACCGGCGATGACGGGGAGGAGTATCATTCCATGTTCGTACCGTCCACGCCGAATCCCACCACCGGCTATGTCATTTTTATCAAAAAGTCCGAGGCCATCGATACCCGATTCACCGTGGAACAGGGACTGAAACTCCTCATCTCCGGCGGTATGATCCTGCCGGAGGAGATGTCCCTGGGCGATCTTCCGGAGGAGACGGAGTAG
- a CDS encoding EamA family transporter: MGRLKTILLIILITIIWGTTWLVIKVGLNGISPLYGAGLRFLVAGTALWILARMRGERLPRTRSQIRHILIFGVFMFSLPYGLVYWGEQYIPSSLASILFSAMPFWVILYAHLMIAEERFRFEQGLGSVIGFLGVLLIFSEGEFNFSSMFTLGMLAVLGSSACSGFASVWGKRYSKEIYHFQTTAYGMMVGSLLLLLFSRFEPARFFRPDWMTIGSIVYLGLFGSAVTFSVYFWLMNHVRVVKLSFITFLSPIVAIFVGWLILDETLSLRVFIGTGIVFIGIILADYKKYLRIIRKMPAQP, encoded by the coding sequence ATGGGTCGACTGAAAACAATTCTCCTCATAATCCTGATTACGATTATTTGGGGCACAACCTGGCTGGTAATTAAAGTTGGATTAAACGGCATCTCTCCGCTGTACGGTGCGGGACTCAGATTTTTAGTTGCCGGCACCGCACTCTGGATTCTCGCCCGGATGCGCGGCGAACGATTACCGCGAACCAGGTCTCAAATCAGACACATTTTGATCTTTGGGGTATTTATGTTTTCGCTCCCTTATGGATTGGTCTACTGGGGAGAGCAATATATCCCCAGTAGTTTAGCCTCAATTCTGTTCAGCGCAATGCCGTTTTGGGTGATCCTCTACGCACACCTGATGATCGCCGAGGAGCGATTTCGATTTGAACAGGGACTCGGATCCGTTATCGGATTCCTTGGAGTGCTGCTGATCTTCAGCGAGGGAGAATTCAACTTTTCCAGCATGTTTACGCTGGGAATGCTGGCCGTGCTGGGGAGTAGCGCGTGTTCCGGCTTCGCATCGGTCTGGGGAAAACGGTATTCCAAAGAAATTTATCACTTTCAAACAACCGCGTACGGCATGATGGTTGGCTCACTCCTCCTGCTCCTGTTCAGCCGGTTTGAGCCGGCGCGATTTTTTCGGCCCGACTGGATGACCATCGGTTCGATTGTATATCTCGGCTTGTTCGGCTCCGCGGTTACATTTTCGGTCTATTTTTGGCTGATGAACCACGTCAGGGTGGTCAAACTCAGCTTCATTACATTTCTATCGCCTATCGTTGCAATCTTTGTGGGCTGGCTCATTCTTGATGAAACGCTGAGTCTCAGGGTCTTCATTGGCACCGGCATCGTTTTCATCGGAATCATTTTGGCCGATTATAAAAAATATCTTCGCATAATCAGGAAAATGCCGGCTCAACCATGA
- a CDS encoding adenylosuccinate synthase, with product MGIHVIVGGQWGDEGKGKIVDHFSKDADIVARYQGGANAGHTVYIGEEKFILHQIPSGILRPSTRCLLGTGMVIDPIELTREIRELQDRGLNCSNQIGVAYNAHLVLPVHRALDGISEDADDVQFIGTTRRGIGPTYSDRHARIGIPAHLMLDADEFRTAVLEHLEFANKSITGIYGKDAMNSDEFMGQLMQARDVVKPLITDVSAELLDALAADKYIIGEGAQGVMLDLDYGSYPYVTSSHPGTAGVSVGLGVPPAAVTRSTGIFKAYCTRVGEGPFPTELTAEEAADKLREAGGEYGATTGRPRRCGWFDGVLGKYSADINGFTDICITKADVLESFAEIPVAESYEQESSYLNVQKLEDAIPHYSTYAGWNSDISAANSFAEFPESLRHYLQSIENLMGTPISMVSTGPERSQLVQNESFSPA from the coding sequence ATGGGTATTCACGTCATTGTCGGAGGTCAATGGGGCGACGAAGGCAAGGGAAAAATTGTTGATCATTTCAGCAAAGATGCCGACATCGTCGCACGATATCAAGGCGGAGCGAACGCCGGTCATACGGTATATATCGGTGAGGAAAAATTTATCCTGCACCAAATTCCGAGTGGAATTCTCCGACCGTCCACTCGGTGCCTGCTGGGGACCGGTATGGTTATCGATCCCATTGAGTTGACCCGGGAAATCCGCGAGCTGCAGGATCGAGGTTTGAACTGTTCCAATCAGATCGGCGTAGCATATAACGCTCATCTGGTACTCCCGGTTCACCGGGCACTGGATGGCATTTCCGAAGATGCGGATGACGTGCAATTCATCGGGACGACCCGCCGGGGCATCGGCCCGACCTATTCCGATCGCCATGCCCGGATCGGGATTCCCGCTCACCTGATGCTGGATGCGGACGAGTTCAGAACGGCCGTTCTGGAACACCTTGAATTCGCAAACAAATCAATCACCGGAATCTATGGCAAGGATGCCATGAACTCTGACGAGTTCATGGGCCAACTCATGCAGGCCAGAGATGTAGTGAAGCCGCTTATCACCGATGTGTCAGCGGAATTATTAGATGCGCTTGCAGCGGATAAATACATAATTGGCGAAGGTGCACAGGGCGTTATGCTGGATTTGGACTATGGATCCTATCCGTATGTCACCTCGTCTCATCCCGGCACGGCTGGCGTCTCCGTGGGGCTTGGAGTACCGCCGGCTGCCGTCACGCGGAGTACGGGCATTTTCAAAGCATACTGTACCCGGGTTGGCGAAGGACCGTTTCCCACGGAACTCACCGCAGAAGAGGCAGCTGACAAACTGCGCGAGGCCGGAGGCGAGTACGGTGCGACCACAGGTCGACCGCGTCGCTGCGGATGGTTCGACGGCGTGCTGGGGAAATATAGCGCAGACATCAACGGCTTTACCGACATCTGCATTACGAAGGCGGATGTGCTAGAATCCTTTGCTGAAATTCCGGTGGCCGAGAGTTACGAGCAGGAATCGTCCTATCTTAACGTCCAAAAACTGGAAGACGCGATCCCGCATTATTCCACGTATGCAGGCTGGAACTCGGATATCTCTGCCGCGAACTCCTTTGCCGAATTCCCGGAATCGCTGCGGCACTATCTCCAGTCTATTGAAAATCTGATGGGGACTCCAATTTCCATGGTATCCACCGGACCTGAACGCTCACAACTGGTTCAGAACGAATCATTCTCTCCGGCCTGA
- the tnpA gene encoding IS200/IS605 family transposase, whose amino-acid sequence MSNNRTELFYHLVWHTKDNEPYLDRTMESIVYPYIRRRVDESEGNLLRINGTENHVHILISIPPNKLVSEFIRKIKASSATYINKNQDIDGYLYWQRGYGAFTVSKQNLKAVANYIERQKHHHKTGTLKSDWEV is encoded by the coding sequence ATGAGTAATAACCGAACTGAACTGTTTTATCATTTGGTCTGGCATACAAAGGACAATGAACCGTATTTGGACCGTACAATGGAATCAATTGTTTATCCTTATATCAGACGACGGGTCGACGAATCGGAAGGCAATCTTCTTCGAATTAACGGGACAGAAAACCATGTTCATATTTTAATCTCCATTCCTCCAAACAAGTTAGTTTCTGAATTTATCCGGAAAATCAAAGCCAGTTCTGCGACATATATTAACAAAAACCAAGACATTGACGGTTATCTCTACTGGCAGAGAGGGTATGGAGCATTCACTGTATCGAAGCAAAATCTTAAAGCGGTAGCCAACTATATAGAAAGACAGAAACACCATCATAAAACCGGGACGCTGAAATCAGATTGGGAGGTGTAA
- the secF gene encoding protein translocase subunit SecF produces MELFAEANYKILEKRKFTAILSVVIISIGLLSILFHNGLRLGIDFEGGTLMQIQFEESVEISDVRSALEQVGLENASIQQFGAPNEIIIRVLRLEEQEGIKASEEIQATLSENIPGNPFNVRRMEQVGPKIGSELRGAAVLAILSALLGIVLYISIRFEFKFAIAAIVALVHDILITLGVFSLLNLEITLAIIAAFLTIVGYSLNDTIVVFDRVRENLKSLRRATYFNIVNLSINQSLSRTVVTSVTTFLVVLVLYLGGGEVIKNFAFALIIGVVVGTYSSVYVASPVIVEWAKRSESQGKLSKKR; encoded by the coding sequence ATGGAATTATTTGCGGAAGCGAATTACAAAATTCTGGAGAAACGGAAATTTACGGCAATTCTATCGGTTGTAATTATTTCAATCGGATTACTTTCTATTCTTTTTCACAACGGGCTGCGACTCGGTATTGACTTTGAGGGTGGTACCCTGATGCAGATCCAGTTTGAGGAATCGGTTGAAATTTCCGACGTTCGGTCGGCCCTGGAACAAGTGGGATTAGAAAATGCATCCATCCAGCAGTTCGGAGCGCCGAATGAAATTATTATCCGCGTGCTTCGCCTTGAGGAGCAGGAAGGTATTAAAGCCTCGGAAGAGATCCAGGCGACCTTGTCGGAAAACATCCCTGGCAACCCGTTTAACGTCCGAAGAATGGAACAGGTCGGGCCGAAGATCGGGAGTGAACTCCGCGGTGCCGCGGTTCTGGCAATTCTTTCGGCCCTGTTGGGTATCGTCCTCTACATTTCTATTCGGTTTGAGTTCAAATTTGCCATCGCGGCAATCGTTGCTCTGGTACATGATATACTAATAACACTGGGCGTATTTTCTCTGCTCAATCTGGAGATTACCCTAGCGATTATCGCTGCCTTCCTGACTATTGTGGGGTATTCCCTCAATGATACCATTGTCGTATTTGATCGAGTCAGGGAAAATCTGAAATCGCTGCGCCGTGCAACCTACTTCAACATCGTAAATCTCAGTATCAATCAGTCACTGAGCCGGACGGTGGTCACCTCGGTGACGACCTTTTTAGTGGTACTGGTGCTCTATCTCGGCGGTGGTGAGGTGATTAAAAATTTCGCCTTCGCATTGATTATCGGCGTGGTGGTCGGAACGTATTCGTCCGTCTACGTCGCCAGTCCGGTGATTGTTGAATGGGCCAAACGATCCGAATCGCAGGGGAAACTTTCCAAAAAGCGCTAA
- a CDS encoding methylated-DNA--[protein]-cysteine S-methyltransferase produces the protein MIFWTRIDTPVHPMVLVEEDGKLIEVNMSNAELPDEIIQEKLEQHDPDTYQQDSPFLNRVEAELAEYFAGKRTDFDIGYAFHGTEFQQKVWNVIASVPYGETLSYGEIAGIIDKPNAARAVGSACGKNPVSVIVPCHRVLAANGKLGGYGGGLDVKRALLELEGVEYKNEK, from the coding sequence ATGATATTCTGGACACGGATTGACACACCAGTCCATCCAATGGTATTAGTGGAGGAGGATGGAAAACTCATCGAAGTCAACATGTCCAACGCCGAACTGCCTGATGAAATTATCCAGGAGAAACTTGAGCAGCATGATCCGGATACCTACCAACAGGACTCGCCCTTTCTCAACCGCGTCGAGGCGGAGCTCGCCGAATATTTCGCCGGTAAACGTACGGATTTTGACATCGGGTACGCTTTTCACGGCACGGAATTCCAGCAGAAGGTCTGGAACGTGATCGCTTCGGTCCCATACGGCGAAACGCTCTCCTACGGGGAAATTGCCGGAATCATAGACAAACCGAACGCCGCCCGCGCCGTAGGAAGTGCCTGTGGCAAAAATCCGGTTTCGGTTATTGTTCCTTGTCATCGCGTCCTGGCTGCCAACGGTAAACTCGGCGGCTACGGCGGTGGGTTGGACGTGAAACGGGCGCTGCTGGAGTTGGAGGGTGTGGAGTACAAAAACGAAAAATAG
- a CDS encoding phosphatase PAP2 family protein, which yields MDIIQFLQSFRNPILDVLFKSLTFLGNEEFFVLLLPIAFWTWRKHDMQRLTFLLLISFAINALLKNAFGLPRPPEAVHLVHAEGFGLPSGHAQGAIVLWGYFALLTEKRWLRISLGVLIGGIAISRLYLGVHYPGDVLAGLAIGGLWLWIFYIFAPKMESGWRSPLLSTIIMIVVLCVTFMSFTTTALGGTVGGLAMGMLAGLLLEHRFVGMVPENRFGHQLGKILLGISGIVILYIGLKTGLPDFYVYRAARYAAIGLWISLAAPWIFVQVGLSKHGK from the coding sequence ATGGATATAATTCAATTTCTGCAATCGTTCCGCAATCCGATTTTGGATGTGCTTTTTAAGTCGCTGACCTTTCTCGGGAACGAGGAGTTTTTTGTGCTCCTCCTTCCCATCGCATTTTGGACGTGGCGAAAACATGACATGCAGCGATTGACATTCCTCCTGCTTATCTCCTTTGCTATTAACGCGCTGCTAAAAAATGCCTTCGGATTACCGAGGCCGCCGGAAGCGGTGCATCTGGTACACGCCGAGGGCTTCGGGCTCCCGAGCGGACATGCCCAGGGCGCCATTGTGCTCTGGGGCTATTTCGCACTGCTTACGGAGAAGCGCTGGCTCAGGATATCGCTGGGAGTGCTTATTGGTGGCATCGCTATTAGCCGCTTATATCTCGGCGTCCATTATCCCGGTGATGTCCTGGCCGGCCTGGCTATTGGTGGTCTCTGGCTTTGGATATTTTATATTTTTGCCCCAAAAATGGAATCCGGTTGGCGGAGCCCCCTGCTCTCCACCATCATAATGATTGTTGTGCTTTGCGTAACGTTTATGAGTTTTACCACGACAGCGCTGGGCGGCACGGTCGGCGGGCTGGCTATGGGGATGCTGGCGGGCCTCCTGTTAGAGCATCGATTTGTGGGCATGGTGCCGGAAAACCGCTTTGGGCATCAACTGGGAAAAATCCTCCTGGGAATCTCTGGAATTGTAATACTGTATATCGGATTGAAAACGGGGTTGCCGGATTTTTACGTGTATCGCGCAGCGAGATACGCGGCTATCGGACTCTGGATCAGTTTGGCCGCGCCATGGATTTTTGTGCAGGTTGGATTATCTAAACATGGAAAATAA
- a CDS encoding DUF4416 family protein, with protein sequence MTKSRIPREVLPVGAVMAVPEVPVEKVTRSLEEFFGQEPVLFDEFSVQDFTDYYNEEMGPDIRKWFYYVPALKEVEGSEQWKRRTIQLESEFAEKYDMNRPVNIDPGYLTLSKLILFSTKGFAHRIYIRDDIYAEVTLQFRHKEFHPVPWTFQDYQTEFAFEFWTKARKVLRGLLGNQV encoded by the coding sequence ATGACCAAATCACGTATCCCCAGAGAAGTCCTGCCTGTGGGGGCCGTCATGGCCGTCCCGGAGGTGCCTGTCGAAAAAGTCACAAGATCCCTCGAAGAATTTTTTGGTCAGGAACCTGTGTTGTTCGACGAGTTTTCCGTCCAGGATTTTACGGATTACTACAATGAAGAGATGGGACCGGACATCCGGAAATGGTTTTACTACGTTCCGGCGTTGAAGGAAGTGGAAGGCTCCGAGCAGTGGAAGCGTCGCACCATTCAACTGGAATCGGAATTCGCGGAAAAGTACGATATGAACCGCCCCGTCAACATCGATCCCGGCTATCTTACGCTTTCAAAACTCATACTATTCAGTACCAAGGGATTTGCCCACCGGATCTATATCCGGGACGACATCTACGCGGAGGTCACCCTCCAGTTTCGCCATAAGGAATTCCATCCCGTCCCGTGGACTTTTCAGGATTACCAGACGGAGTTTGCATTTGAATTCTGGACGAAAGCGCGGAAAGTGCTGCGGGGGTTGTTAGGTAATCAGGTATAA